A region from the Musa acuminata AAA Group cultivar baxijiao chromosome BXJ1-10, Cavendish_Baxijiao_AAA, whole genome shotgun sequence genome encodes:
- the LOC103968556 gene encoding uncharacterized protein LOC103968556 yields the protein MEKKQGFFSALREEVARGLSPARSRSRSESPRRGASPVADLLLPTRWKRQQPRGFPAELLVPASGSLAPLAEGPEGEGSGPGKGGWGQWMKGRLSRAPSVSGAAASCHRSDLRLLLGVMGAPLAPVHVSPTYALPHLSIKDTPIETSSAQYILQQYTAASGGLKLLSSIRNAYAMGKVRMVASEFETATRVIKNHSVTKDAEPGGFVLWQMAPGMWYVELAVGGSKVRAGCNGKLVWRHTPWLGAHAAKGPVRPLRRALQGLDPLTTARMFSDAQCIGEKKVNGEDCFILKLCADPQTLKARSEGPAEIIRHVLFGYFSQKTGLLTYMEDSHLTRIQSSVGGDAVYWETSINSSIEDYRPVEGVMIAHSGRSAVNLFRFGEVAMSHTKTRMEEVWTIEEVAFNVAGLSVDCFIPPADVKRGTVSEACELPQSERGRSSMAGSHRAKVAALDKPDGNIRWRAEK from the exons ATGGAGAAGAAGCAAGGGTTCTTCTCGGCGCTGCGGGAGGAGGTGGCGCGGGGGCTGTCACCTGCGCGGTCGAGGTCGAGGTCGGAGAGCCCGCGGCGAGGCGCGTCGCCGGTGGCGGACCTGCTGCTTCCGACGCGGTGGAAGCGGCAGCAGCCGCGGGGGTTTCCGGCGGAGCTGCTGGTGCCGGCGTCTGGGAGCCTGGCGCCGCTGGCTGAGGGGCCGGAGGGGGAGGGGAGCGGCCCGGGGAAGGGGGGGTGGGGGCAGTGGATGAAGGGGCGGCTCTCCCGGGCGCCGTCCGTGTCCGGCGCTGCCGCCTCCTGCCACCGCTCggacctccgcctcctcctcggcGTCATGGGGGCGCCGCTGGCCCCCGTCCACGTTTCCCCGACATACGCGCTCCCCCACCTCAGCATCAAGGACACTCCCATT GAAACGTCGTCAGCCCAATACATACTGCAGCAGTACACAGCGGCCTCGGGAGGGCTGAAACTGCTGAGCTCCATCAGGAACGCGTACGCGATGGGGAAGGTGAGGATGGTGGCCTCGGAGTTTGAGACGGCCACAAGGGTCATCAAGAACCACAGTGTGACGAAGGATGCAGAGCCCGGGGGCTTTGTTCTCTGGCAGATGGCGCCGGGCATGTGGTACGTCGAGCTGGCCGTCGGTGGTAGCAAGGTCCGTGCCGGTTGCAACGGCAAGCTCGTCTGGCGTCACACGCCATGGCTCGGCGCCCACGCCGCCAAGGGCCCTGTTCGTCCCCTTCGTCGAGCTCTGCAG GGTCTTGATCCATTGACCACGGCCAGAATGTTCTCTGATGCACAGtgcatcggggagaagaaggtcAACGGAGAGGATTGCTTCATCCTCAAGCTTTGTGCAGACCCACAGACGCTCAAGGCTCGGAGCGAAGGCCCTGCCGAGATCATAAGGCATGTCTTGTTTGGTTACTTCAGCCAAAAGACGGGGCTTCTTACGTACATGGAGGACTCCCATCTGACTCGAATCCAGTCGAGCGTTGGAGGCGATGCAGTCTACTGGGAGACCTCCATTAACTCCTCCATAGAAGATTACCGCCCTGTGGAAGGTGTGATGATTGCCCACTCCGGGCGATCAGCGGTCAACCTTTTCCGGTTTGGCGAGGTGGCCATGAGCCACACCAAGACCAGGATGGAGGAGGTGTGGACCATCGAGGAAGTGGCTTTTAATGTTGCCGGCCTCTCAGTCGACTGTTTCATTCCGCCGGCTGATGTCAAACGTGGAACAGTCAGTGAGGCCTGCGAACTACCTCAATCGGAGAGGGGTAGAAGCAGCATGGCCGGAAGTCATCGGGCTAAGGTTGCAGCTCTGGACAAGCCTGATGGTAACATCCGATGGAGGGCCGAGAAGTGA
- the LOC135595024 gene encoding peamaclein-like: MKPLHAIVALLLILFTSSYLQATMAGSAFCGSKCKVRCSKASVKDRCLKYCGLCCEQCRCVPSGTYGHKDECPCYRDKYTGSGKRRRPKCP; encoded by the exons ATGAAGCCTCTCCACGCCATCGTAGCTCTTCTGCTCATCCTCTTCACCTCTTCCTATCTGCAAGCCACCATGGCAGGCTCAG CGTTCTGCGGGTCCAAGTGCAAGGTGAGGTGCTCCAAGGCGAGCGTTAAGGACCGATGCCTCAAGTACTGCGGGCTGTGCTGCGAGCAGTGCCGGTGCGTGCCGTCGGGGACCTACGGGCACAAGGACGAGTGCCCCTGTTACAGGGACAAGTACACCGGCAGCGGGAAGAGGAGGAGACCCAAATGCCCCTGA